GCCAAAAGCCTAAAACTAGAGGCGCGGCCTCAAACATCATGGGTAATCCAGGAACAAAAAGGCTAACGATAGAGACAACGACAATAGTCACCGTACTAATTGCGTATAAGGTTGAGGTATTCCACTTGTCTTTAAGTAAGGCATCTAAGGCTGATTGATAAACATTATATCCCAAATACAGGGTCATCAAAGAAGTAAGTGCTGTGATGACATAATAAGCAATAACAGGAATATTAAAACTGGCAATAGAAAGGATCAGTAAGCCTGCTCCCCAAATTAGTCCTAATGTGGCTTTAAGCCAATGATTATCATGGCCATGATCGTGATCGTGATCGTGATCGTGATCGTGATGATGATCGTGATGATGGTCGTGATGATGGTCGTGATGATGGTCGTGATGATGGTCATGATGATGGTCGTGATGATGGTCATGATGATGGTCGTGATGATGGTCATGACCATGGCAATCGTTATCGCAGTGGTCATGAGTGTTACCATGCTTTCTATTTTTTTTACGTTTCTTGGGGCGGTCAGGATGTGCAGGCATAGAAGCATGTGCATGTTCTTCATGTCCCGTTTCCTCATCATCCCAAAGCGTTTCCATCTCCATTTTTTCGTCAAGCACAATCTCTTCTGCCAACAAAAGTTGGTTGACTTTGTTTTGTATGGCAGTCGCATCTTCGGAGGTACACAATAGGCTGATGCTTTTATTCGTGGTGGTCAAGTCTATGGCCACTCGTATTAATGGCAGCTCTTGGTCCTCATTTAAAATATGCTTAATTTTCTCTGCAGTTTGTTCGGGAGCGAGAAAGGGGAGAGTATCCAAAAGGCGGAATCGATAATTATAATAATACATTGGTTTCCTCCATTATAAAGGACTGTATAGGCGTTAAAGAGGGCTAGTAGAATGAACGATCTGACCTATAACGCTACAGAGCATGCTATGGCTTTTAAAAGTGTTACATTGTAACATTTTATTGATAAAGAACAAGACGCATTAAGTAATTTTTAAACCACAGGAGTATTGTGTTAAATAATTAGGGAGTTGTTTAATTATTTTTCTGTGAAGTCAGGACTGTGCTACAATGTCTCACTTGAACGATTAAATTTAAAAAGAATTGATGAAACACAATTTGTTGGATAAAGCTTATAAACATTGTATGAGCCACGGCTATAGATTTACGGAGCCAAGAGAGCGTGTCCTCAAAATATTGGTGGACGAGCGAAAACCTCTCGGCGCCTACGATATATTGCAAAGACTATCAATGGAGGTTGATAATCCTAAGCCTCCAACAGTTTATCGTGCCATTCAGTTTTGGCATCAAGAAGGATTTATTCATTGCATTGACAGTCTCAAATCCTACGTCGCTTGTTTGCATGGACATCATGTGGGGCAGGCTCAATTCCTCATTTGTAACCGATGCGATTTTGTCAAAGAACTAGAATGTATGATTGATTTCACTTCGGTAACCGAATCAGCTGCTGCTATTCAATTTTCAATTATAAATTGTACTGTAGAAATCAAAGGGGTATGTGCTAATTGCACTTTGTCCAATCTAGAGAATTAATCCTCAGCGAGCATTGCATCATGGCTTTGAGGCACATATAACTACTCTGAATAATCTTTATTTGATGTTTGTGTCAAGCCAACGGATGCGGCTCAAGAGACTCATAAGCTTGGGCAGCTTTCTCTCCATTTTAATTTAAAATAAAGAGGTGTGTCGTTAATGATACACCTCTTTAATATTGTTCTACTCCTTCTCGCATTACATGGATGATTGTATGCTAGAACGATGTTCTACCTCATCACTAGCTTCAGACGTTAGCTGCTCTTTTTCAATTTCTGCTTTTAACGCATTTATTGAGCCTTTTAACTCACTAACTCGCTCCATTGATGATTTCTTAGAATCTTGAACAGCTGAAACACCAGTGAATGCTTCTTTCACGCTTTGTACAAATCTATGGATGGCACCCAATATTCCTCTAGACTCAGATAATTTTTTTGTATTCTCGGGACAAACACAATCATCACATTCCTTTATAATATCGTTCTTCCCTTTTCTCTCGTAAATGTAATCATCCCGTAAATTAATTAATTTGTTACAGATCACCTGTGCTTCCTTGGCGGCTCCAGTAAAGCCACTTTTTTCTAAGGCATTGGCTTTCTTCATCATTCCTTCTATCTTTCCATCAATTCCTAGATTGTGTATTGTCGCTTTGCGAGCTTTTATTTCAGGTGTGTCAGGCTGAGGCTTTATCGCTATATCGATAATTGCCTCTTCTTTTTTCGCTGTTGTCACATTAGGATCTTTGAGGTCGGGTACTCGCTCTTCTTGTTTCACTACTACTTCAGTAGGATCTTTGATTTCAGTTGGTTGTACTATTATTTCTTCTTGTCTCGCTTCAGCGATTAATTCCTCATCTTTTTTGGGGGGCTCGATTACAACGCTTTGCTGTACTTCTTGATGGATATTTTGTTGAGGTACATCAACTACTCTTTCTGTCTGAACCGTTGTCGTAACCACTTCTTCTTTTTTCATTGCGGCAACAGTCTCTAATGCTGAATCACGAGAAGATTCTGCTTCCTGTAGCCCACGAATTCCGCTAGATAATTCGTTCTCTATGGATTGAAGAAACTCATCTGTCGTATCTAGCGCTGTCTGTTTAGAAGTAACCTCTTGAATTACTCTAGCTTTAGATGATTCGGCTTCTTGTACACCAGTAGGATTTACAATACCTTCTTTTGCCCCCATATCGTTTAATTTTTGTTGAACCTCTCGGGCTCTTTTTTCTTCGGCTATCCTTTTTTCTTCGGCTAATTGTTTGTTTCTTTCTTCCGATTTTCTTGCTTCATCTATCTTTCGTGCTTCTTCTAGCCTTTTTGCTTCAGCTTCTTCACGTTGTTTTATCTCCTTGCTTGTTTCCAATAAAGTCGTATTTTGGGGCGATTGAGCAATAAATTTTTCTACGGCGTCTCTCACTTCACGTTTATCTTTATTTTTCTGTACTGCGGCTGTTACATCGGAATTTCCTCCAGATATAGCCGCCCTTCGTCCAGTTATTTTACTGGGATCTATCATACCTGGGGTGCTATTTTTTTTACGTATCTCCGCTACGCCTTCACTTAGAGATTTTCGTAAATCATCTAATCCATCTTCACCTATCAAATCTAATAATTGCTGTTGATTTTCTGTAAGCTCTACCTCATCAAGGTCTTCATCACCTATTGTTACTGCTAAATCTATCAACTTGTCAGTTAGGTATTCTCTCTCTGCTCTTGCTTCTTGCCTCTTTTGGGATTCTATACCCTTTCTTTGGAGCTCCCCTAGATCTATATCACCTTTCCCAACGGGGGGCGTAGTGGTCGAGGGGCTAGGCTCTTGTACCTTGTTATTATCTGAGGAAAGAGTCACTTTCTCTTTTTTCGCTGATGATAAACCTCCCATGGGGGGCGGTGGTGGAACATTAAATTTAGCTGGAGGTGGTGGAACATTAAATTTAGGTGGAGGTGGTATATTAATGTCAGGAGGAGGTGGCGGCGCATCAGGTATTTGACTGACTTCCTCTGAAGAACTTTGCTGTTTTGCTCTTTCTTCCTCTGCTTTTCTTTGATTCTCTTCCTCTTCAAGTTTCCTTTTAGTTTCAATTTTTTCTAATTCTGTACCCACTTGGCCTTTAACATCTTTTAATTTACCTTCCATCGCCTCTTTTTTTTGTTTTAATTGTGTGAGGAGTCCCTCTTGGCTTTCTAGGGCTTGTTGGTATTCGCCTTGACTTGCTTGAGCAGTTTTTAATTTTGTTGATAATTCACCAAATTGGCTCAGCAAACGCTCTATCTCTGCTTCTTTAGTTCTAATGCTTTGTTCATAGCGTTGAATTGCTTCCCGTTTTTCTTGTTCAATTTGTTCTTGAGTTTTTTCTGTTACTTGTGTTCCACCGGATTTTCTTAACGTTGTCCCTCCATCTTTTAATTGTTGCACCATGTCCCCACTGGGATCCGTGTTAGTTTGGGGCCTCTCTGGAGTGCTAGTTGTAGGGGTATTTCCGGTTTTATCCCCTTTTGCTTTAGGAGTAAAATTAAACGGAGGTGGAGGTGGTGGTACACCATCAAACTGGGGCGCATCAGGTACGGATTGAATGCTTGAAGATAATTCGGTTGTGCTATTTTTTATTTCTCTGGATTTTACAGTAAGTTTGTTTATTTCATCCTTAATGTTTTTTTGCAAGCCCTCAATTTCTTTCACTATGCCATTAATTGCGACCGCATTGCTATCTACTTGCCTTTTCGTTGTTTCAACGTTTGTGACTTCATCACGGAGCCTTCTAATTTCACCCTGTAGCAATGAAACTTTTCCTGCCAGCTCGGCCTGTTTTTTCACTAATCCTTCTACAGGATCTGCCTCTGATCTGCCTCGCATTTGGTCACCTACTTGTTGAAATTGAAAGGAAGGAAAACTTGCCTTTGTTCCTCTGTAATTATAAAAAACATTGTGTGTTTAATTTGATCATAGGCGATAGGCGTAAATATGCAAATTGAAATAGCTATTTAGACAGATTTTTTGAATGGCTATATGGGTGAGTAAAGAGAAAAATATCAATTTTATCAGTGAAATAACGACGCTGTAATTTTCTGCTCTTATATCGCATCAATGACGCAGGTTTTAGAATACCTCATTGGTCTTCATATACTAGCTACCTGGAGCATGATTATGATCAATGTCGTCAAAAAGTAGTTACTATCGTCTTGTTGATATTTTGTCCCTCATGTTGTAAAATTGGCCAGAATTTGGTGTGCTGAAATCTTTATCACCTAATTAAGAGAGTCATGTTGCTATCATGAGTCCCTAATAAAACAATAGCCTAGGCACAATCAATCAAGTCATGATACGAACGCAAAGTGAAGAGCATTTCACCTATGAGACAACCTCAATTTTTGACAGAAATACAACGCTGGATCGATTAACATCTTAGTCTCAGTACCATAGTCAATCCAGTATATCAGGAGCAGTGTAACAATGGGCAAAACCAAGACTAAACAAGAAATAGATATATTGGTAAGAGCATTTATAAATGCAAGGTTTGATGGTCAGAATAATACCAGCGTCCTTAGCCGAAAGAGTGAGGGAAATAAGACACAACCTTTAGCCGCTCTAATTGATACAGAAACAGAGTTTGGTCTACTAGAGGTTGCCTTAAATGCGGCTATAGTAAGAGATCCGGATTATAAGAGTGGTGAGATATCCATAAAGCATCTAGGAGGCAGTGCTATTCCTGTTTTTTTAGCGGCTTTCAATGAGGTTAATCTTGTTTTTCGCTTGTTACCCAAGGGGCCATACATCACTTCTTATAAGGATTTGCAAGAAGGACAGACTAAAGAACATTTGCCCAAACAATATTTCTTTAATAAGTTAAAATATAGAGACAAAACATATCATCTAGAAGTGATAGAATGTTGTGACAAAGGAAGTTTAGAGCTACAGGCACGAAATAATGCTGAACTCCTCAAGAATAAACAACAACTTTTGTTAAGCTATTCAATAAATATCCTGCAGATCATGATTGATTTTAAGGCGGTAGGCATTGTTTTTCCCGATATTAAACCCAGTAATTTTCTCGTTACTAATGATGGGCGTATAGTGATTGCGGATATCAAAACATTATTAGATATACGCGATAAAACATCTGTTCTTAAAGGGGAGGTGATGAATACTCCCATTTATGAATCTGGCAGCGGGTTAATGAGGGCTTCGCAAGGATTAGCCAAGAGCGAATCTTTTGGTTCTGTTCGCAGTAAAACCATCAGTATTGATGAAATTGAATTAAAATCTCGATATATGGTTGGGGTTACTTTATACGAATTGGCAACAGGCCAGATGGTTGCAATCGCTTTAGCAGAAAAACAAAAAATAGCATTCAATTTGCGAGAAGAAGCAAAATATCATTACGATCAAATTCAGAAAAATGGTACCGCAGGAGAGATCGCGCGGGCAAAGACGGAATATGATACTAAAGAGGATGAATATCAAAGGCTCAGTAAGAAGCGGCCTCATGATGAAATGAGTTTTGAGTTGGATGTTTTTAAAAAAGAAGTTGGCTCCACGTTAAAAAAAATCATCCAATCTTTTATCAATGCGGATAGAAGCCGTCGTATGAGCTTTGAGGCTGCTCTTAAACAACTTTGTGCATTGAAGGGGGCATTGCTCTTACTCAGACCGAGAAAGAGTTCTTATGAAGCAATTGCTAGTTCTTCTGCTTCCGCTGATGGAAATATAGCTATGCCGTCATCATCTCAGGTAGTTGCTGAAGACGAACGACAAAGTCCAAAAGTGAAGAAAAGGAAAGACAATTTTGTAGAGAAAAAAAGAGGGATATTTCAGAAAGATCGAACAGTGAGTGTTTCTACTGTTATTGACAAAAAGATAAAGGATGTCCCGGCTGAGCCTGAAGCCCCACAACCTGCAACATCGCGAGAATCTCTTTCACCATCGAAGAAGAAGATAGAGTTTACTGTAAAGCGACCGACTGAAGAGGAATCTTCAAGTGTGCGAGTAAAAAAAGGATATTCCGAAGAGAAAAAAAGAACGATATTTCAACGAAATCGAACAGCGAGCTCACCCGTTGTTGTTGATCCAAGAGTAACAAAGTCAGAAGAGACCTCGTCATCAGAAGTATTGCCACGCTTTTCCATGTTTAAAGATTTAATATCACCTAGAAAATCATCTAAAGCGTCACTGTCTCCTCGAATAGCTACGCCTTCATCCTCTAGTGAAGAAGTGACTCACTCCATTGAGGAAGAATCATCGTCAACAGGAAAAAGCATTCCTAGAGATAACTTTTTCAAAGAGGAAAGGGCTGTTCGTCAACAAGCAAAAGACTTGTCAAAAGAGCCAGAGGTACCGCACAGTAGCCAAACTCCATCATCCTCTTCGCAGTAAACGTTGGACCCCCCTCATCTATAGCCTAATAACTATCGGTGAGGGAGGATCCCATGCTTTTTATAAGCTCCAATCAATAGGATCTCGACCCTGTGTCGCTAAAAAAGTATTTGCTTTTGAAAAATGACGACAGCCATAAAAACCTTGATGAACAGAAAATGGTGATGGATGGGCCGCAGTTAGCACCAGATGTTTTTTATCACTAATCAAAACATTTTTATTTTTTGCATGAGCTCCCCACAATAAAAATACTAGTGGGTGAGTATGATGATTTAATTTTTTAATGACATTATCAGTAAAAGTAGTCCAGCCTATTTTAGAATGAGACTGCGGCTTGCTTTGTTCCACGCTGAGCGAGGTATTGAGCAATAAAACACCTTGGTTGGCCCATTTTTTTAAACAACCGTGGGTCGGAATAGGGAGGTTCAAATCATTTTTTAATTCTTGAAAAATGTTCTTCAATGACGGAGGAGGCGTAACCCCTGGTTTTACAGAAAAAGAAAGACCATGAGCTTGTCCTGGACCATGATATGGGTCTTGTCCCAAAATCACCACTTTGACTTGCTCATAGGGCGTTTCTTTAAATGCGTTGAATAATTCATTCTGGGCCGGGTAAATTGTTTTTCCTGCCATTTTTTCTTGCTCAAGAAATTGTAAAATAGATTTGAAATACGGCTGTGCCTTTTCATCTCCTAAGACGTCGGCCCAAGTTGTAACGGAATCTGTCATAACAATCTCGCAGTTTATGATGGAGGGCATAGTAGCACAGAGCCTTTGTGAAATCACTTTAAGCCGCTCTTAAACTCATCAAGGGGCTTTTCCAAACCTCTGGAAAAAGTAATAATAGGATTAGCATCAACTGATCATTGCTGTACTAATCCTAAAATAGGTGCAATTAGTTATGTGAGCAGCGTACTATGTATGAGCATGTTGCTGATCAGTCGCGATAAAATTATTAATAATAATGACGAAAGGATTAAGTACTTTATGAAAATCAAATTACTCGCGCAATATACCAATCTATTTAGGATAAAGAAACACTGGCAGTGCGGGTTGTTTAGTCTATTGTTGTCAATGAGCTGTTGGGCTACTAGCAGTGATGCTGAGCTGGCCAAAAAAATTGACACGATTGAGAAAAAATCAAAATCAGTAATCGGCATTACCGCTATTTATATCGAGAAAAATAAGATAGTTGGGCATAACAGTAACAAACGTTTTTTTATGGCAAGCACTATCAAACTCCCAATAGCCTTAGCTTTTTTGCACCGGGTGGATGAAAAACAAGATTCTTTGAATCGTGTTATTAAGATGGATATGAAAAATTCTGTCCCTGGTTCCGGATCTTTGCATCATCTATTTGAGAAGAAAAAGCTCAATATGTCCATGCAACAAATACTCAAATACATGATGAGAAATAGTGATAACAGTGCGAGTGATACTGTGCTGCATGCAGTGAATGGACCGGAATATGTGAAAAAACGTATGGATGCATTGGGATTTAAAAATATTTACGTCAACCGCTCTATCCTGGAAATGTTCTTAGATACCAATCATGTGGATCATGCTTATTTAAATAAACCTCAACCGGTTAATGCGTGGCAAAAAACCTTTAACCAGGTTCCTCTTGAGCAAAAAAAATTAGCTTGGCAGCGTTTTGAAAACGATACACGTGATACCACAACCCCTGAAGATATGGCTAAATTGCTAGTAAAAGTATATAAAAAGCAAGCGCTTTCTGAGGCAAGCACCAAAGTACTGATGAATATTATGGAGCAATGCAGAACTGGTAGAAGCAGGATAAGAGGCTTATTGCCCGGCTCTGTGAAAGTAGCTCACAAAACCGGAACATGGGCAATATATGAGCAGGATTATTTGAGGTATCCAGGCGTTAAAAAATTATACCGCTTTGCCAGCGACGTGGGTATTATCACTTTACCCAATAATAAAGGGCATATTGCTATCGCAGTATACGTTAAATCGCAATCAGCGAGTGATTATCCTCGCAGTCGAGCTATTGCCCTGGCAAGTAGAGCTGTTTACGATCATTTTATGCGACAGTAAGTTCACAATAGCCCTCTTCAGAAACTCGCTGAGGAGGGGGAAGTGCGAGGAGCGACGAATTAATTCGCCTCCTTAGTAGCGTTTTCGACGAGTTCTAATAAAACCAATAGGATCTCAATCCTATTGGTAACTGTTCATGTAAGAGTCCCCATTCCAGTAGGTTGAGTCAAAATGCCCCCTGCGCCCGCTCGCGGAACTTTGTTTGGAAATAGATAGTTAATCGTGGGAGCGGGTTAGGGACTTAGAATGCTCTTTATTCTTTTACCTAACTATATTTTTTGAGGATCTTTCAGAGACAAGCTGCGCGACGTAGAGAGAAGGTTGAATTCCTTACATCAATGGAAGTAACGCTGGGCTTGAGTTCATAGGGAATCCATGTTGATTTAATTTTGTAAACACAGTATAATTATACTCCATGTGTGCCTTTGAAATTTTTTGAGATTATTATGAGTCAATTTTGTTATTTTGCTGCAAGCTCATGGAACGCAAATAATTTTAGTGGATTGGATCTAGAAAATTTAACACAAAAACAATTTATGGATTTTGTTTTTAATAAGATCCTAACTTCAAAATATACTATTGAACAGTTTCTATTTGAAGATGAAGAAAATGCCCTTTTAAATAGTAGAATGACTGATACTCTTCCTTCAAAACCGGGACATGGACAAGAAAAAAAGCGTCTCTTTGAAATTATGTTTAAAATTAAAGGTATTGATAAGCAAGGATTATTAGAGTGTGACAATAAAATAGATCTAAATAAATTAGAAATAACCGACTTAGTAGTCTCTGGGTTTATATATCATGATCAAGGCAAATATAAAGCGGTGCAGTTGAAAGAACAAATAGGAAAGAATTATATACAGAAACGTCTTGAAAGAGAACCAGTAGAATTGAAATGTACTCTTGACTTTAAGGAAGAAATTACATCATTGAAAAGTGATAAAGATTCTAATAAAGAAAGTACGACAACGTTGAAAAAACTAAGAAATAATATTGAACTGTTAGAAAAAGCCATCGAAGATTTAGAAGTTTATTCTAAAGAGCACTCTGGAGTTAGTCCTAATAAAGAGAGAGAGGCGCACGCTTTATATATCCAACTTAAAGACTTTTGTGCGGATCTAAAAAACGAGACCTACGTTAAAAATAACTTTAATGCAATGAAAACTAAATTTGACAAGATAATAGACGATCCTTTGATTGAGAAGCTTGCTGAGCATAGAACATTTCATAAAAATGTTTTGGCAAATATTTTGCTCTACTTGACTATTATTGGCGGTTTAATTGATATTGGGATGCGTATAAGTTCATATGCAACTACAGGTCATTCATATGGTTTATTTAGTAAAACAGATGGTCAAAAGCAAATAGAAAAAATTAGTGAACGATTTAAAACGTTAGAACAAGAGTTACCAATAGAAGATTCTGAAAACGAAAATGAGATTCGACTAAATTCCAATACTTAGTTTGATGCGACACAAATAACCCCACATAATTACGAGGACGGGTCTGTGTATATTTCTCCGAATGCTACCACTTCCGCCTTATTCAGGGGGCTATAGATTGATGAGCAACTTGCTGCTCTACTTCCTTATCTGCTAACAGTGGTTGTTTCTCTTCATCAAACATTCTTAGTTTTCTTACCCCTCTTGAGGCGCTTAGTTGTTGCTCTAGTCCCGATTCATCTTCTCTCCTGTTTTGTGGGGCAGGATTGGCTATGGGCTGCTCTTTTTCATGTTCTGCCGGATGTTTAACAAATAAACTTTCAGTGCCCCATCCTATTAAACCACCCGTTACTGTTCCTAATAATGGTAGAACAATTAAACTGACTCCTAATGTCCATGGAATAAGGCAAAGATCTACAACTAATCCAAGACACAATCCAAGTAATCCACCTAAAAGTTTCCATAGATAGGAATGATAGTGAGGTGTTTCCTCTATAACAGAGGGTTCACGAGAGGTAGTTGATGTATTATTAGTTGGTTCTTGCTCTATAATTAAAGGGCTTATCTGCGATAAATGCCCTGTTTGCAATTCTTTGAATGATTTTTTCCTATGCAGGAATAGTTCTTGGAGCACTGTTGCCGATGGTATTTCTTGTTCTACTAGTGCAAGCGGTTTCGTATTTCCCTTTTGTTCCATGTCTGCAACAGGTGTTAGCCGTTTATTTAAACCAAATCGGGCATTTTGCCTTCTAAGCTGTCGAAAGGGAGTTAATGGTGTGCTATTAATTTTAAGGGAAGAAAGGAGAGCATCCTCTGCTTCTTTAATTTTCTTGTTGTCATGTTTTCTTAAAGTGGGGATCAAACGATA
This Legionella fallonii LLAP-10 DNA region includes the following protein-coding sequences:
- a CDS encoding Fur family transcriptional regulator, which gives rise to MKHNLLDKAYKHCMSHGYRFTEPRERVLKILVDERKPLGAYDILQRLSMEVDNPKPPTVYRAIQFWHQEGFIHCIDSLKSYVACLHGHHVGQAQFLICNRCDFVKELECMIDFTSVTESAAAIQFSIINCTVEIKGVCANCTLSNLEN
- a CDS encoding coiled-coil domain-containing protein, which codes for MRGRSEADPVEGLVKKQAELAGKVSLLQGEIRRLRDEVTNVETTKRQVDSNAVAINGIVKEIEGLQKNIKDEINKLTVKSREIKNSTTELSSSIQSVPDAPQFDGVPPPPPPFNFTPKAKGDKTGNTPTTSTPERPQTNTDPSGDMVQQLKDGGTTLRKSGGTQVTEKTQEQIEQEKREAIQRYEQSIRTKEAEIERLLSQFGELSTKLKTAQASQGEYQQALESQEGLLTQLKQKKEAMEGKLKDVKGQVGTELEKIETKRKLEEEENQRKAEEERAKQQSSSEEVSQIPDAPPPPPDINIPPPPKFNVPPPPAKFNVPPPPPMGGLSSAKKEKVTLSSDNNKVQEPSPSTTTPPVGKGDIDLGELQRKGIESQKRQEARAEREYLTDKLIDLAVTIGDEDLDEVELTENQQQLLDLIGEDGLDDLRKSLSEGVAEIRKKNSTPGMIDPSKITGRRAAISGGNSDVTAAVQKNKDKREVRDAVEKFIAQSPQNTTLLETSKEIKQREEAEAKRLEEARKIDEARKSEERNKQLAEEKRIAEEKRAREVQQKLNDMGAKEGIVNPTGVQEAESSKARVIQEVTSKQTALDTTDEFLQSIENELSSGIRGLQEAESSRDSALETVAAMKKEEVVTTTVQTERVVDVPQQNIHQEVQQSVVIEPPKKDEELIAEARQEEIIVQPTEIKDPTEVVVKQEERVPDLKDPNVTTAKKEEAIIDIAIKPQPDTPEIKARKATIHNLGIDGKIEGMMKKANALEKSGFTGAAKEAQVICNKLINLRDDYIYERKGKNDIIKECDDCVCPENTKKLSESRGILGAIHRFVQSVKEAFTGVSAVQDSKKSSMERVSELKGSINALKAEIEKEQLTSEASDEVEHRSSIQSSM
- a CDS encoding protein kinase family protein: MGKTKTKQEIDILVRAFINARFDGQNNTSVLSRKSEGNKTQPLAALIDTETEFGLLEVALNAAIVRDPDYKSGEISIKHLGGSAIPVFLAAFNEVNLVFRLLPKGPYITSYKDLQEGQTKEHLPKQYFFNKLKYRDKTYHLEVIECCDKGSLELQARNNAELLKNKQQLLLSYSINILQIMIDFKAVGIVFPDIKPSNFLVTNDGRIVIADIKTLLDIRDKTSVLKGEVMNTPIYESGSGLMRASQGLAKSESFGSVRSKTISIDEIELKSRYMVGVTLYELATGQMVAIALAEKQKIAFNLREEAKYHYDQIQKNGTAGEIARAKTEYDTKEDEYQRLSKKRPHDEMSFELDVFKKEVGSTLKKIIQSFINADRSRRMSFEAALKQLCALKGALLLLRPRKSSYEAIASSSASADGNIAMPSSSQVVAEDERQSPKVKKRKDNFVEKKRGIFQKDRTVSVSTVIDKKIKDVPAEPEAPQPATSRESLSPSKKKIEFTVKRPTEEESSSVRVKKGYSEEKKRTIFQRNRTASSPVVVDPRVTKSEETSSSEVLPRFSMFKDLISPRKSSKASLSPRIATPSSSSEEVTHSIEEESSSTGKSIPRDNFFKEERAVRQQAKDLSKEPEVPHSSQTPSSSSQ
- the ung gene encoding uracil-DNA glycosylase, translated to MTDSVTTWADVLGDEKAQPYFKSILQFLEQEKMAGKTIYPAQNELFNAFKETPYEQVKVVILGQDPYHGPGQAHGLSFSVKPGVTPPPSLKNIFQELKNDLNLPIPTHGCLKKWANQGVLLLNTSLSVEQSKPQSHSKIGWTTFTDNVIKKLNHHTHPLVFLLWGAHAKNKNVLISDKKHLVLTAAHPSPFSVHQGFYGCRHFSKANTFLATQGRDPIDWSL
- the bla gene encoding class A beta-lactamase, with amino-acid sequence MKIKLLAQYTNLFRIKKHWQCGLFSLLLSMSCWATSSDAELAKKIDTIEKKSKSVIGITAIYIEKNKIVGHNSNKRFFMASTIKLPIALAFLHRVDEKQDSLNRVIKMDMKNSVPGSGSLHHLFEKKKLNMSMQQILKYMMRNSDNSASDTVLHAVNGPEYVKKRMDALGFKNIYVNRSILEMFLDTNHVDHAYLNKPQPVNAWQKTFNQVPLEQKKLAWQRFENDTRDTTTPEDMAKLLVKVYKKQALSEASTKVLMNIMEQCRTGRSRIRGLLPGSVKVAHKTGTWAIYEQDYLRYPGVKKLYRFASDVGIITLPNNKGHIAIAVYVKSQSASDYPRSRAIALASRAVYDHFMRQ